One genomic segment of Choristoneura fumiferana chromosome Z, NRCan_CFum_1, whole genome shotgun sequence includes these proteins:
- the LOC141435007 gene encoding uncharacterized protein isoform X1 translates to MNPIFRLSVFVGLFSAAKGPGLLILYRPYEISSQCALSQKLRYDLSFGMGMSDTITLVFRTLRTADYECLVELVADSPEVYLIIVILFPNDIGINCIFNRDIFVILKGSQCFRLCDYLPVKNKYSPYYVCSVSERFRFRFTSNSSINADMNAHMYQVTATAARLKPPGEKNCYAKNETVCTIDNGEDYCFTNGVVCDGIKNCGVSDWFDERKADCGLPVEHLGLAPVFAVTAGLLCVALACGHLLMRYLPPLANSFFVFNANEDNRLCVDSVFKSPDEGPIDIENVRRASLVPVSSSSSSSNNSEPKLPTATIEMEELKHSKDCHNISQDQQEPHRRTTTMRSMTAKIQEKFRVSTKRPPVSKTYTKKNVFHV, encoded by the exons ATGAATCCCATATTCAGATTAAGTGTTTTTGTGGGTTTGTTTTCTGCAGCAAAAGGACCTGGACTCCTAATACTCTACCGCCCGTATGAAATAAGTAGCCAATGTGCGTTATCCCAGAAATTGCGATACGACTTGTCCTTCGGCATGGGGATGTCTGATACTATCACTTTG gtattCCGCACTTTGCGCACGGCTGACTACGAATGTCTGGTAGAACTTGTTGCCGATTCCCCTGAAGTTTACTTGATAATAGTGATACTGTTTCCGAACGATATTGGCATAAACTGCATCTTTAATCGAGATATATTCGTCATCTTGAAGGGCTCACAATGCTTTAGGCTCTGTGATTACTTAcccgtaaaaaataaatattctccCTACTACGTGTGCAGCGTGTCTGAGAGATTTCGCTTCCGTTTTACAAGCAACAGCAGTATTAATGCGGATATGAAT GCTCATATGTATCAGGTGACAGCGACCGCAGCACGATTAAAACCACCTGGTGAAAAAAATTGCTATGCAAAAAATGAGACCGTTTGCACGATTGATAATGGTGAGGACTACTGTTTTACCAATGGAGTAGTCTGCGACGGCATAAAAAACTGCGGTGTTTCGGATTG GTTCGACGAGCGCAAGGCTGACTGCGGTTTGCCGGTGGAGCACCTAGGACTCGCGCCGGTGTTCGCCGTGACAGCTGGATTGCTGTGTGTCGCGCTAGCTTGCGGCCATCTCCTCATGAGATACCTTCCGCCCCTGGCCAACTCCTTCTTCGTCTTCAACGCAAACGAAGACAATCGGCTGTGTGTGGACTCAGTGTTCAAAAGTCCTGATGAAGGCCCCATTGATATTGAAAACGTCCGCCGAGCTTCACTTGTGCCG GTATCATcgagttcatcatcatccaatAATTCCGAGCCCAAACTACCTACAGCTACGATTGAAATGGAAGAACTGAAGCACTCTAAGGACTGCCATAATATTTCG CAGGACCAGCAGGAACCTCATCGTAGGACGACCACCATGCGTTCAATGACCGCGAAGATTCAAGAGAAATTCAGGGTCTCAACCAAGAGACCACCAGTCAGTAAAACGTAtaccaaaaaaaatgtatttcatGTTTAA
- the LOC141435007 gene encoding uncharacterized protein isoform X2, translating into MNPIFRLSVFVGLFSAAKGPGLLILYRPYEISSQCALSQKLRYDLSFGMGMSDTITLVFRTLRTADYECLVELVADSPEVYLIIVILFPNDIGINCIFNRDIFVILKGSQCFRLCDYLPVKNKYSPYYVCSVSERFRFRFTSNSSINADMNAHMYQVTATAARLKPPGEKNCYAKNETVCTIDNGEDYCFTNGVVCDGIKNCGVSDWFDERKADCGLPVEHLGLAPVFAVTAGLLCVALACGHLLMRYLPPLANSFFVFNANEDNRLCVDSVFKSPDEGPIDIENVRRASLVPVSSSSSSSNNSEPKLPTATIEMEELKHSKDCHNISDQQEPHRRTTTMRSMTAKIQEKFRVSTKRPPVSKTYTKKNVFHV; encoded by the exons ATGAATCCCATATTCAGATTAAGTGTTTTTGTGGGTTTGTTTTCTGCAGCAAAAGGACCTGGACTCCTAATACTCTACCGCCCGTATGAAATAAGTAGCCAATGTGCGTTATCCCAGAAATTGCGATACGACTTGTCCTTCGGCATGGGGATGTCTGATACTATCACTTTG gtattCCGCACTTTGCGCACGGCTGACTACGAATGTCTGGTAGAACTTGTTGCCGATTCCCCTGAAGTTTACTTGATAATAGTGATACTGTTTCCGAACGATATTGGCATAAACTGCATCTTTAATCGAGATATATTCGTCATCTTGAAGGGCTCACAATGCTTTAGGCTCTGTGATTACTTAcccgtaaaaaataaatattctccCTACTACGTGTGCAGCGTGTCTGAGAGATTTCGCTTCCGTTTTACAAGCAACAGCAGTATTAATGCGGATATGAAT GCTCATATGTATCAGGTGACAGCGACCGCAGCACGATTAAAACCACCTGGTGAAAAAAATTGCTATGCAAAAAATGAGACCGTTTGCACGATTGATAATGGTGAGGACTACTGTTTTACCAATGGAGTAGTCTGCGACGGCATAAAAAACTGCGGTGTTTCGGATTG GTTCGACGAGCGCAAGGCTGACTGCGGTTTGCCGGTGGAGCACCTAGGACTCGCGCCGGTGTTCGCCGTGACAGCTGGATTGCTGTGTGTCGCGCTAGCTTGCGGCCATCTCCTCATGAGATACCTTCCGCCCCTGGCCAACTCCTTCTTCGTCTTCAACGCAAACGAAGACAATCGGCTGTGTGTGGACTCAGTGTTCAAAAGTCCTGATGAAGGCCCCATTGATATTGAAAACGTCCGCCGAGCTTCACTTGTGCCG GTATCATcgagttcatcatcatccaatAATTCCGAGCCCAAACTACCTACAGCTACGATTGAAATGGAAGAACTGAAGCACTCTAAGGACTGCCATAATATTTCG GACCAGCAGGAACCTCATCGTAGGACGACCACCATGCGTTCAATGACCGCGAAGATTCAAGAGAAATTCAGGGTCTCAACCAAGAGACCACCAGTCAGTAAAACGTAtaccaaaaaaaatgtatttcatGTTTAA